The DNA sequence GGCTTTCAATACCTAGCGGCATggtgatattttattacttttatttctttcagaTGTATATCttagtgctgttttattgctgtttattttattgtcttatgGTATATTTTACGGtgtgcacagtggcgtggtggttagcgtttctcgccttgcagctagaagatccctggttcacgtcccggctttcccaggatctttctgcatggagtttgcatgttctccctgtgcatgtctgggtttcctccaggtactccggtttcctcccacagtccaaaaatatgctgaggttaattgattattctaaatttgcgagtgtgactgtttgtcctgctttaagttactgtattgtttttaagatattctcttgttttttactgtgaagcactttggtcaccctttggggtgttgtaaagggctatagaaataaacttttgcgtttgtgtttctgttaaaaCTCTGGCAGCTGCTGAAAGTGTTGGTGTCTGTCTTGGTGGTTTTATAAATGGATGCAGGAGATTTGAGCTATTAACATGtgtaatgaaacattttattcacaCCAGAAAACCAAATGACAAAGCATCACTATTTTGTGCTGCTAATACCCTACTCCATTTCTTCATTTGTGGTCTGATTAGCATAAATAACTGTACTAccggggtgggggggtgggggggtgttataggtgcaattttaatcataataaTTAGCTATGATTTGATAATCCATGTGAGATTATAATGGAATTTCATTCAATCCAAAGTTATTATCTGTAACCaagacattaaaataataaaagaagatcaaattaaaggCCATATTGGTCAAAACTCTCTACGCCAAAGTGCGTCTGAATGCAAACACTAATTTTAGGGTCATAATTTAAAGCTACttgttaaacacaaaaaacacaaaattcttaCATGCAGGTTAAACAAACTCTATTCTACATTAGTGCAGAGAGGCAGCTGATAACCCacaaattaaaattataaataccAAGAGAAGTGAACCAGCCCTTACCATCTTCAGCAGGATGACAGACATGACGGCACAGATGGTGAAGAGAATGGCCACTATAATCATAATGGCTCCTGCTGCCTTGTGTTTACCGATGACAGAGAAGGCAGCGATCCAACCACTAGAGTCAACAAACATCACTGAGTTTGAGGTGATCTTATAAATGGCAATAGTTAAACTGGTCATTTTCAGCAGATCGAAACATCTGCATACAGgtacatacagtatacatgcattctgtttgtttacatttagaGAGAGaagaataacattaaaaaagaatgtGAGAAGCTGGAAAGATACAAAAAGAACATGCAAAATGAGGAAACCTAATTTCAGCATGCATACATTTTCATATCACTATTCTTACATATTatagacatttttacagaaagtgcCCTTCTAGTTTCAGAATAAAACTGCTACTGTGATTTGCATGTCATCTGCACAGGACAACACTAGCAAGTATCACAGAAATGCTTGATTGactgtgtctgttttgttaatATCTAAAGTGCCATGATTACATGACAAGCATGAGGAGCCACACAGACAAGGATCACTGAGGAAAGTGCCATTTTGATATAAAAGGGCTATTTCTGTCTTCAACTTTGGCTTTTTTTAGAGTACACAACACTGGAGGAGTCTATGCACGCTCTACAGGTTAAAATGTAACATCAGAGTATATCAAAGCAAAAATCAGCTGAACGTTCACCCAGCCACCTGCACATGGGGCTCATTTCACAAAgttatatgaacattttttgttagaCCTGTATTCTGGGTTTTTTAGGACATTTAAGTTAAAATAAGTGACAAATCtagacaagttttttttctaaacatatttacatttaaataaatgttataattgtAGAAAGCTGTCTTAAAACGGGCTGCTGAAAGATGAAAGAGAAATAATGACAAAGACACCCAAtgtaaaatgaagtaaaaatttaaatggtcaaGGGTAAAAATAAAGTGTGTCACTACATGTGTGCTATAATAAGTGACCAGCTTAAACTCAGTTCAGCAGTCTGAAGGCAAAAGTCAGCTGACTCGGATGTGATATTCTCTGTTTAACCATTAACTTGCATTTACCAAGCCACAGTACAAGAcagaaatcaagaaaacaaaacaaagagtgaGTGCTGGCAGGACGTAGCAGACAAAGTGAGCAGCAGAAACTTACAGAGTTATCAGCAGACAGAGAGGCAGCAGGCTAGAGGCTGAAGAATGGAAAGTCTGTCAGAAGAGATGAAAGATGCAGGAAATGAGGGAACGAAAACAGAGAGTGAGAGAACGGCAACTCACAGGCCAGCTGACTGGTATTAATTAAGATATTTAAGCAAGGAACCACAAGTAGTCAGTCAGGAGGACATGTCTTAAACGTATCTTGAATGCACCAATAAAACATAGAGAATTCTGTAAGTGTTAATGTGTTAAGTACTAGCTACTAATGAATGAATCAAGGTATGTGAGAACTGATTGCTAAATGTAGAACTATTCCTGCTAAAACTGTAATTCCCAACTTGACCTTAAACTTCATGTGGCATTCATTATTGAAGTgtgtaattatcaaaaataattctaatacccacattttgaattttggaTACTACgttctgtaaaatgacacataaagcaTGTGACTCACCTGTTGCCCCACTTAGGGATGCCTACAGACTGGATGATGAAGATCACCACttggcagaaaaacacaaagaagaagaagaagaagctgaaggagCTGTCAGTCCtaaacaaatagaaaacaaattGTGCATTAAAATTCcatatttagaaaatatttgaaaactGACTTCTCAGTTGCTTGGTTTTCAAAATACACCTTGATATGGTATTGTGTGTTACCATTTAGTGAATAcatgttgtttatgttgtttcagtacttacagaaaaaaaacaacacaatatcaCACTAACACAATGGCCAAAATAATGAGTTAGAGCTGTGATGATTGTTTGACTAATCCATTAGTCAAGTGCCTGAAAATTATTAAGTTACTGTTCTGAAAATGAAATTAGCATTTCAGTCATTAATAAGTTGTGGATTTCACAATTTTCTTTGACACGATAAAGAACTAAACATCTTTGGATTTTCGACTGTtgagcaaacaaaaacaaatcatttacaAATTCATCAAACGACAacacacatttttcactgtcCATTTACACTCTTCACTTACTGTCATTTTACTTCAAGGTGATTGCTGCAATAAAAGTCTGAATGTATTGAAATTGACAGTTTTAAGTTTGTTTGTAGCCGGTTTACCATTGTAAGGAGGTTAGGTGATAGCAACAAAACCAAGTCCTTTTGTTACTATGGTTTGCTGTAGTTTTACTAAAACTAGAATTCATCATCTGCCATCTCTGGACAGTCAGAAAGACTCACTTGAAGGCCTTATAGACGGGTCGGTACCAGCAGAGGAAGGAGCAGGGAGCGAAGAGGATGAGCCAAAGAATGGCGAGGCCAAAATCCATACCATAGGCCTGATCAGTGGTGAAGTAAGCCAGACAGGCCAGAAGGTTGAGGAACAGAGTCACACAGTTAACTGGAACAGAGGAGAGAGTCAATGATAGTAATATACAAGTAATTATATCAGCATCATCTTTGCATATatggcaaagaaaaacaaatccgTGGAGGCTACAGTGATTTTGCAAACACTTTTGTCTACAGCAGcatatattttcatgtttaatctaaattttaattttgataTTCAGCTTCAAAAGAGACTGAAAAGTCTacaagtttttacattttgtatggTGAAAGGAAAGCAAGAGCCCACACAAATGTTACACAGATTCCTCTTGGGTGCAAAACTTATGTCATATTTCAATGTGAACTCACTTCAACTGTGTGGATGCACCACTAACAACCTGATGTACTTACACATCCAAAGATAGTACATCATCTTGCAGACCCTCTGGTACTCTGCAGGGATTTCCTCTGAGAAGTCCTGATAAAAACATGGTTTGATGGGGAAGCTTTTGGGAAGTGGAGGCCAGTTGTTCTCTTTACCTGTAGGGAAGAGAGACAATACCAGTTACTTTTTGAAACACAatataaatctgttttaaatgaCGACTGTCCCTGAGAAAGAACTCCACATCCAGGTTTTTAATTaacaaagaaatattttctAATTGAGATAAAGTAACCCAGAAATATTTTGCATCATCAACTAAAAAAATCATGACCACAGTTTAGTAATTTCAGTATAACTGAGGGGTCAGCATACATGGAGGTCTTAGTTATTCAGTGCATGTCAACTCACAACATTCTAAAAAGCAACATTACACCTGTAGTTGGCCACGACTGCTACTAGCACAGTTTCATAATTTATATATGATTATGAATTTAATATGAATTTCATGCACTTGTTTGTGGCGGGCACAAACAACCCCTTGCAGACCTGCTAAATTGGATCTCAGAGCATTTTTCACAGCTTGTGTGCAAGGCTGTAATATTTCACAAAGCAAGTTTTACATTCCTCTTTGGCACactttgcacatatttttcctGTCCTGTAAGTTATGCTACTTGTGTCTGTGCTGCAGGGAGGAGGGGTTTTGTCTTTAATGACCTGTCGGGCCTCTACTCTGTAGCTCCTGCTCTCTGCGGTCCAGCTCGGCAGCTTTTCTCTCCAGCTCTTCCTGCTGCCTCAGCAGGTTGgcctgagctgcagcagcagttgCCTGAAAAAGAGAAGTCAGAAACACTTTGCTCAAGAAACACATTAGATGTACAGGAATTTATCTTGTTGACTTTACACAAACTGTGGGGGTTTTACAAACACTGCAaggcaaaaataccaaaaatggTTCACTTCAC is a window from the Amphiprion ocellaris isolate individual 3 ecotype Okinawa chromosome 3, ASM2253959v1, whole genome shotgun sequence genome containing:
- the scamp2 gene encoding secretory carrier-associated membrane protein 2; the protein is MSDFDNNPFAAPVSDNPFNDPSVTQVTNSSIDPVDQYNPFPAQSNDGLATHTTPASTSPYQPAVLQPSTEPSPQATAAAAQANLLRQQEELERKAAELDRREQELQSRGPTGKENNWPPLPKSFPIKPCFYQDFSEEIPAEYQRVCKMMYYLWMFNCVTLFLNLLACLAYFTTDQAYGMDFGLAILWLILFAPCSFLCWYRPVYKAFKTDSSFSFFFFFFVFFCQVVIFIIQSVGIPKWGNSGWIAAFSVIGKHKAAGAIMIIVAILFTICAVMSVILLKMVHSMYRRTGASFQKAQQEFSQGVLTSKTFQTAAAGAASSAAQGAFRGNN